One part of the Streptomyces nigra genome encodes these proteins:
- a CDS encoding DUF2165 domain-containing protein — protein MSTTPPRTALRLAATLLTGTVALYIALVVFGNITDFGTNQQFVRHVLAMDTTFKDEDLMWRAVTGKGLQDAAYVAIIVWETVAALVLIYGTWLWARRDDARARRFSTYGLLMLMLLFGAGFIAIGGEWFAMWQSSDWNGLDAATRVFLLSGVVLIVNHLPAGQGGSTEA, from the coding sequence ATGTCGACCACACCCCCACGTACCGCTCTGCGTCTCGCCGCCACGCTCCTGACCGGGACCGTGGCGCTCTACATCGCGCTCGTCGTCTTCGGGAACATCACGGACTTCGGTACGAACCAGCAGTTCGTGCGGCACGTCCTCGCGATGGACACGACGTTCAAGGACGAGGACCTGATGTGGCGGGCCGTCACCGGCAAGGGACTTCAGGACGCCGCCTATGTCGCGATCATCGTCTGGGAGACCGTCGCCGCGCTCGTCCTCATATACGGCACCTGGCTGTGGGCGCGGCGCGACGACGCCCGGGCCCGTCGCTTCTCCACGTACGGGCTGCTGATGCTGATGCTGCTGTTCGGCGCCGGGTTCATCGCGATCGGCGGTGAGTGGTTCGCGATGTGGCAGTCCTCGGACTGGAACGGACTCGACGCAGCGACCCGGGTCTTCCTGCTGAGCGGCGTGGTGCTGATCGTGAACCACCTGCCGGCCGGGCAGGGCGGGAGCACGGAGGCCTGA